The genome window CTTCACCAGCGCCCGGAGGAAGAACACAGTGACCATGGGTGGTCGGACCCCTTCTCTTCCCAGCCACTCAAGGACTTGGATATAGCTTCAGGACCACCTGTCTGTGGGCACATGCTCCCTCCATCCTTCCTGGTACCTGCAGCACAAGcctgggcagctcctgcccgTGTGTGCCCGACCTCAAAGTGACCCTGCAGCTCCATGAGTTGACACCATGCCACACCAAAGCCTCTTTCCTTTGGATGGCATCCCAGCTTTTTGCATCCTGTCCTTGCtgaggaggagggcagggaaCGGCGTCCCTTTGCTCTCCCCATCCCATGGCATTTCCTTCTCCCTTGGTGCccccagtgctgctcagcagctgAGTCCCAGCTGTGCCCCTCCAGGCAGTGACTTGCTGCTTACTCAGCCCTGCCATACGtctcctgctctgctttccacACCCGGCTACCCTGGTTAGTGGCAGCACCCACGCATTGCCCCAGGTGAGGGGCCGGGTACCTGCTGCACACCTGCATGGGTTGAAGGGAAAGATGGATGAATGGAAATTCATGTGTGTGTCCCCCTCACCCTGTTTGCACAGCTTGAAAAGAGATGGGCTCTTGCCAGGTCTGATTTCCTTAAAGTGCTGTCACCGACTGTGACACATTGGTTGGGATGCATGGTGACCTCTTCCTGCAGGGATGGAGCTCATATCTCCAGGGCTGGCATCCTGTGGctgtcacctctctgagcaGGCAGAGAAGTGCCTGTGGGCTCGCAATGATGGGTCAGGTACCCTGGCGCCCTGCTTCCCCTTCCTGAAGGCATCCGGGGGCTGGGATGGAGACATGGATGTGAGGCAAGCCATCCCCTTGCTACCACACAGCGGGGTCCCTGTGTCACAAGGGAATGCTCAGGCAGCAGTACTCAGTGGGTGCAGTCCTGGCATGGCACAACCACTGCTCTCCCCCAGGGTTTCACTGTCTCCCCTCAATCAAGGTCTGCTGGCAAGGGCCAGGAGAAGCCCTGCTCCACGCCATCCCCATGTCCAAGGCAAGATGGCGCCAGGCTTCTTGGTGTATGATTTTAGCTGGAAAACAGACTGGGAGATACTGAAGGCTCCATGACCATGAGTTGAATGGGAAAAGCTGGTGATTATGGCTTCTGGGAGCCCCTGGCTCTATTGCAGTGAGGACACCATCCAGAGAACAGGGGTTGCATCAGAAGCCCCAGTGACTCCTGTTTCCTGTGTGTCACCAGGACTGGGCTCAGGCTGTGGCTGTGGCAGCTGAAGGGGTGACAGCAGCAGGTTGGCAGCATATTGCAGCTCCTCttccatgcctcagtttcccctttcAACAATGGCAGTTGTTTCCTTTGCAAAGGGGTGCTGGGAATCAGGGATGAAAGCATGGCTCATCAtttcatctccttttggggTGAGATGACAGAGATGTGGTGGCAGTTTtggcagcaggcaggagggatgctgctggggcGCCAAGCCTCACTGGGGGCTGCCAGGAGGGAGGTGACAGGGGGCCGGGATGCCCCGGGCAGGTTgaggggagctgggctggcgACCTGGTTCCTTCaccagggcagggggaggagTGCCCAGCGGCAGAGGTGGGGCACCTTAATTGTAGATGCGGGAGGCCTTGGAGCAGGACAAGCTCAGGCAGATCTGGGCCCCGCGCCGGAGCCCTTGCCAAAGCGGTAGCAGTTTGGCAGCATTTTTCTTGCCCTTGTCTACCCCCCGTCCCCCCCCCAGCTCCAACCCatccaaagcaaaacagctcTCGGGCTCCCGACAGCCTCCCTGTGCCAGAGAGCGAAGCCCAGCGGAAATTAATATCGCACTGGACTTAGGCAGCCCACCCCATGCCTCAGCATGGCCAGGGAGCTCCTGTGTGCTCCCGCCGGCTTCGCCACCACCCGGGCCATGAGTGGGGACCCTCATAGTGGTGGTGAACCCCCCAccgccccccagccccgcggggcTGAGTGCTTCTTCCTGGCCTGATCCAGCGGGCTGGGGTGAGCTGCAGTTCAGCATTTGATCTGATGGCCCTGGGGGGCTGGCGCATCGTTTTTATATGAGTACAAAGAGTCATCTCTTAATGAAAGTCCCAGCTCCCCTTCTTCCCCACCCCGCCAGAGCAGGCAGCCAAATCCCTGTTGTCCCGTTGGGGATATTGGGAGCCCATGGTCCCCAAGGAGGACGAGCTCAGAGCCTGGTATGGAGGATTTAATCCCCATGTGGTGATCGTGGGATGGGGCTGAACAGGCTCACTGGTGGCTTTTCCCATGGGTCTCACTTTCCCCATTGATGGGGGACCTatgccagcccagctgcagctccacaATGCTTCCCCAGCTGCACCATCCCTTTGCAGAGGTACCTGTGCATCACACAGCAAAGGGAAACCAAGTTACAGGGAGCAAAGGGAGACAGGttctccccagcagcagtgtgcacttgcctcagtttccctgttgGAGGTCACCTTTCCAGGCTGTGCGCTTAGTTGAGCTGTTTAACCCTTTAAGTCTCCAGACAAAGCATAGAGGCTCCTTTTCCAGACTGTGTGAGAGGGCACGTCCTCCTGAAACCCAGCTGGAGTTTGGTGGGCAGGAGACGTGGGCAGCCTGGGAGCCTGACATGGAGCAGGGAGACCCTGGCAGGACCTTGAGCATCAAACAAGAGGGTCAGAAAGGGTGTGCACCGGGGGCAGGATGGCAAGTGAAGTCCTGCAACTTTGTGTCCCGAACACAGCCCCCCAGCTGCGTGAGAGTGAAAAGGAAATCCAGAACATAGTTAAACACCGAGATTCAGCTTGTGATTTTTGAGCCCCTGGGGCTTGGCCAGACTATAAAGGTCTGGGTTTggaagctgcagcacagctggtgcTCCCCAGCAAGAGGGGCTGCCAGCAGCATGGGCCACCTGGGTACTGCTCCCCAGGGGACGTGGCCCCACAGTCATGGGGCATCCCAAGTGCTGGGGGATGCTGAGTCCAGCCCTGGTGTCCTGTGGGCATTCACAGCCAGGAAAACCATGTTATCGAGCAGGATGAGCTCTGACCCCACAGGAGAGGTGCTGGAGGTGGGGTGGGGCTGAATGGGGCTGTGTTTGGGTTGTGCTAAATTCAGGTGGCCCGTGGCTATGCAGTCTCTGTGCTGTGGGACGGGCAGTGTGGGCAGGAGACTGTCAGCACAGCATGCCTGCACTCTGCCTGCTGTGGCTCCAGCATTGCCCGCGGCGGAGCTGGAGCATCACCCATCCTGGCATGGGGCACAGCACCAGCgggctgtgcagctgcacaAGCTGTGCCACGGAGGGCACTGCAGGCAAAATGTGTGGGGAAAGTACAGGAGTTTCTGTATCCAGCGGCACACCAGGTAGTGCAACATTGAACTCAGGGTTTGCTTCCCAGCCTGGAGAACCAGGCACctccttccagctctgctggcaaGGAGGAGCCGCCTCTGACTTGAGCTGAGACTTGACCTCCCATGCTGGCATCGGTAGGGCTGGTGATGCCACCTGCACCCCTTCCTTGCCTGCACGTGCCCACCCATGGCTCTACTCCCCCCGGGGCCCGTGcctggggagagggaggtgaGCATGGGAGTCTGGACAGCAGCCAAGGAGCTTTATCACTGGCAAGGTCACTCGGCTCATCTCCCACGGGGTAAAGCTGTGAGTCCCCCTGGAGATGGGAAGGAGCAGCAAGACTGCTGTCTGGGCTCCCTGCTGTGCCCATGGGACTCCCTGAGCCACAGCTGCACTGGGCATTGGTCACATCATtgtgccagggctgtgctgggtcagTGCCAGGTGcaaagagcaggagctgagcagcACAGCATCTCTGTCACCTCCCATTGGAGACACCGCCATCACCCCAAGGGATGTCCCCAAGGGCTTTGGGGTATGGAGTGGCACATATCAGCATTCTCCAGTgagccctgcagctggagatctCCCCCATTCCTGTCTGGGCAGGACAAGGTGTCCCCTGGGTGCTGGCATGTAGGTGCTACCCATACCTTTCACCCTGCTCTCCCTGCATACCTCTCCCTGTCCCCTTGTCACCCAGGCTCCGTGCTGAGCTGGCACTGCACCACGGCCCCACTCCATCTCTGAGTGCAGGACTGGTTGTGCCACcctgcccccaccctggcttgggtgctggttttgttctgcttgtTGTCCCTCCTGCAGGGCAGTGGGGAGCCCCCTGGTCATGGACCCCAACAGCATCTGCCGCAAGACGAAGCGGTTGGCGGGGAAGCAGGCGGAGCTGTGCCAGCTGGAACCGGAGATTGTGCAGGAGGTGGCCAAGGGCACCAAGCTGGGGGTCCGGGAGTGCCAGTACCAATTCCGCTTCCGCCGCTGGAACTGCACCAGCCACAGCAAGTACTTCGGCAAGATCCTGCAGCAGGGTAAGGCCAGCACTTCCTCCACTTCCCTTCTCCCAAAAAGCCTCCAGCTGCCTGGTCATGCACCTCCCCAGGACTCCTGGAGCAGAGTCTGGGCGGGCaagcctctgtgtgtgtgtgtgtgcgcgtgCAGGCGGTTGCTCAGTGCTCCCCAGTGCAGTCATACTGAGGTTTTACTGCTGGGACATGTCTCCCCGTGTTGTAATGAAGCAATTACCGATGCTCCCAGACAGTGCGGGGCTTCACAGAGCCCAAGAATGCACCCTCGTCTGGCAGTGATTTACTGCTCCCCCAGGACTccgggctgtgctgggggaagGGGCCTGGGTGGAAggcagcaggcagctgctgggagctgcccCTCGCCCCATGGGTGCCCTGCAGATCCCTCCTCCTGATCCTGCAGGGAGCAGAGGAAAGGAGTGCTTGcccccatccctgcatccctgggTGGGCACTCAGATGTCACCCcaagacacagggacagggtgaCAGAGAGGGATGGGCAGGTCCCAGCCAGGTGGATACAGTGGTCCaagcccagcccagggcagaggcagagcgAGGGGGCACCCATGGTTCTGTAAGGGTTGGGAAAGCCCCTGCCATGGTCCCAAGGGAGAGAGGCTGGGGGCTGAATACAGAATTGGGGGATGCTCGAAGCACCTTGGGCTGGTAGGGCCACTTAGTGTGTGGTGAGTTTAGTCTTGCCTCTGTTGCCACGTTggtccctgtgctggggtggaTGAAGATGCTGGAATGAGCCTTGGTCTCCTTGGCCATCACATCTCCTGCTGGTGCATCCATCGGGCCAAGGCAGAGCAGGTATGCCCTTGGGCCTTGCAGGCGAGTCAAGGTGGGATCCCTGGGATCACTGTCAAGGACAGAGTGCCCCTGTTACTGTGGGTACCagtgtggggcagagctggggcccCAACAGAGACACTGATCCCTGACAAGGAGGTAGGCTCTTTTAAGAATCTGATTTGAGGGTGTGGGTTACCCCCAACACAGGGAGGTGTAGTCAGTCGAGGGGCAGAGAGCCAGGGCACATGTGGGTCACTCCTGCCTCTGGAGTCATCTGTTTTCACAACAACCTGGCAGCGAGGCAGGTGTGAGCTGTGCCAGACAGGGCTCTAGGCTCGCGTGGTGCCAGGATGCCAGGGCCAGACCAGGTGGCAAATGGGTGATGCTGGTGGGTGAGTTACTGGATGCCCAGGGGAAGCCTAGGTTGGAGGAGATGCAGGCGCAGTAGGCATAGAGATGTTGGAGGAACCACCACACTCTGTTTGGCCCAGCTTCACTGCTGGAGTGGTGAAGATGAGAAATGTCCTGGGGACAATGATGCATTTGGGAGCACCTGGCACTCTGAAGACATGGGACACCACAGCTAGAGGCATGGAGGTCCCCAGGGCTGCATTGTGGGTATCAGAAGCAGAGATATTGCCCTGCACTGAGAGGTGCCAGGAGGCATCAGCCTCCCTCTAAGCCTGTAGGGACTGCATAAATCATCCCAGCATTTTTGGGGTTCCCAGCTGCCAGCAGATGGGTCTGTCCCATCCAGCAGTTGCCTCTTTTCAAGGATTCTGCAGTGAGCTCCGGTTCCCGGCTGTGGCCTTCCTGGTGCAGTTGTGGCTGTCCCCGCTTCCCTCCCCACTGCCTGTGCCAGGCGCTGCGTGCCAGGGCAGGCTGGCCTGCGGGCAGCCACGTGTCTGGACGAGCTGTCAGAGGAGTGTCACCCCCTGAGTCCCCAACTGGCAGGTGGCACGGTGACCTCTGCCAGCTGCAGGCTGTCCGCTAAgggccctgccagcccctgtTAGGAGCAGGCAGGTGGTCCTGTGGCTCAGCGGGTCAGGAGGGCCAGAGGACACCTGCCTCTGCAGTGGCACCACTGTTAGGGCACGGGTGTGCTCAGTTCCCGCCAGCACCAGTGGGAATCAAGTACTGTGTGGGCTTGTGGAGGGGCTACTAACGGAGGAGGTGCCCAGGAGACCCTCTTCCTGCAGCGCCCCCAAGTCCGAGTGGTGCAGACGGAGGGATGGGTCATCCCCCAAAACACACCGTCCCTTCTATCCCCAGGTACCCACTATGTGTTAACACCCtgggccagccctgccctgtcATTTGGGTGGGCAGGAGTTTGCCTGGCACAGGGGGAGCACGGGAGCCCCCTGAGCAGGGTGCCGCGCCCCCATTGCCAGAATCCCCCGCTGGCTGCGGCTGCGAGCGGCAGGTCTGGGCAGGGGAAGGATGCTTGGAATTCGTGTCCCGGAGCAGAGAGAGACAGGAGCAAATACTAATAATAAATAATCTTGCAGGGTGGAGGCTGTGTCGGCGGAGAGAGGTGAACAGGCAGCGCCCTGTGGCAAAGTGGGTACAGGGGGAGTGTGGGCAGCATGGCTTCATTGCTGCCATCTGTTAGAGGGGTGAGTGGCACTTGTGGTGTCCCTCGCAGAACTTTTGTCCTCTCTGGATGCCAGCTTGCAGCTGGGGATGGAATTTTTACAGCTTGGAGGGACATTGCAGGGTGGTGTgaggaagctgtggatgccacACCCAGGGCCCCCGACTGCTCCCCAGCTTCCTATCTTTCCTATGAGGCAGCACCCATCCTTGCAGGGGAGGCAGGAGACAGCTTCTGCCCCAGGCAGCCTACTCTGGGTGCTTCGCCCAGGGAACAGCACCAAGTACAGAGGatgagggagaaggagaggtcCGAGCACCCATGGAGTGCTGGCGGGAGGATGGTCCACTTGCAGAGCGTTTGCCAGAGCTGACCTCACACCCTGGCCCTGGCTGTTCCCCTGCAGATATCCGGGAGACAGCCTTCGTGTATGCCATCACGGCAGCCGGGGTGAGCCACGCCATCACGCAGGCCTGCAGCATGGGCGAGCTGCTGCAGTGCGGCTGTGAGCTGACACGGAGCCGGGCTCCCCCCTCACCCACGGCGGGTCCGGGCACTGAGGGCACTGCCTGGGAgtgggggggctgcggggatgaTGTGCAGTTCGGCTATGAGAAGTCCCAGCAGTTCATGGATGCCAAgagcaagaaaggcaaaaatgacATCCGGGCTCTCATCGACCTGCACAACAATGAAGCCGGACGTTTGGTAAGGActctgctctccctgccctCCTTGCCCTCTGCAAGAATCACCCTCCCACGGCCCTACCCAGATCAACCCTCCACCTTCACCTCCCGCAAGCCGTGTACcttatctttttcattttttttgcaagtttttATTTCCATATATGCAAGCCATCAGACACTCCAGATTTATAGAGTCCCATCCCTTGAAACATctaaggccaggctggatgggactctgagcaacctgatctagttgaagatgtctctgcttattgcaggggttGAACTAGacgacctttgaaggtcccttccaacacaaacgattctatgattctatggacCTATATCTTTCAGGAGACCTTTGCAGGTGCTTTGGATCCCCTTGTAGCCCTCCAAGCACCCTGCCCTGGTCCAGGGCAGCACCAAGAGGCAGGGTTCCAACTGGGCGGGGAGGCAGGGGACTGGGGCATGAGCGCCGCTGTCTCTTCCCCAGGCAGTGCGCAGCTACATGAGGACAGAGTGCAAATGCCATGGGCTGTCGGGCTCCTGCACCCTGCGGACCTGCTGGCGGAAGATGCCCCATTTTCGTGAGGTGGGGGACCGCCTGCTCGAGCGCTTCAACGGGGCTTTCAAGGTGATGGGGGGCAACGATGGGAAAACCCTCATCCCAGTTGGTGACAACATCAAACCACCTGACAAGCAGGACCTCATCTATTCTGCTGACTCGCCTGATTTCTGCTCAGCTAACCGTAAGACGGGTTCGCTGGGCACCCGAGGCCGTGTCTGCAACAGCACAGCCATGGACACGAGCGggtgtgacctgctgtgctgtGGGCGAGGGCACCGGGACGAGACGGTGGTACTGGAGGAGAACTGCCTTTGCCGCTTCCACTGGTGCTGTGTGGTACAGTGCCGCAAGTGCTCCGTCCGTCAGGAGCTCAGCCTCTGCATCTGACGGCCTGGGATCGGGTGAGGACAATTTCAGGGGCCACTCCCAGGCTCATGATGTGGCCCCCTGGGACAAAGACAGGCTGAGCCAGTGGCAGGGACG of Columba livia isolate bColLiv1 breed racing homer chromosome 7, bColLiv1.pat.W.v2, whole genome shotgun sequence contains these proteins:
- the WNT6 gene encoding protein Wnt-6 isoform X1, with amino-acid sequence MLPSSRTQLGLFFILLCPANIIGLWWAVGSPLVMDPNSICRKTKRLAGKQAELCQLEPEIVQEVAKGTKLGVRECQYQFRFRRWNCTSHSKYFGKILQQDIRETAFVYAITAAGVSHAITQACSMGELLQCGCELTRSRAPPSPTAGPGTEGTAWEWGGCGDDVQFGYEKSQQFMDAKSKKGKNDIRALIDLHNNEAGRLAVRSYMRTECKCHGLSGSCTLRTCWRKMPHFREVGDRLLERFNGAFKVMGGNDGKTLIPVGDNIKPPDKQDLIYSADSPDFCSANRKTGSLGTRGRVCNSTAMDTSGCDLLCCGRGHRDETVVLEENCLCRFHWCCVVQCRKCSVRQELSLCI
- the WNT6 gene encoding protein Wnt-6 isoform X2, translating into MLSQPRPSSSFSGAASAPRSSRPEVPAQPSPSPAQPRRPRCPPAPARRREAAGTHPPGSRPDPRGGCEPGCPGPRGGRGGGSALPSALAGCCLPRGPSWGSSSSSSAPPTSSGSGVGSPLVMDPNSICRKTKRLAGKQAELCQLEPEIVQEVAKGTKLGVRECQYQFRFRRWNCTSHSKYFGKILQQDIRETAFVYAITAAGVSHAITQACSMGELLQCGCELTRSRAPPSPTAGPGTEGTAWEWGGCGDDVQFGYEKSQQFMDAKSKKGKNDIRALIDLHNNEAGRLAVRSYMRTECKCHGLSGSCTLRTCWRKMPHFREVGDRLLERFNGAFKVMGGNDGKTLIPVGDNIKPPDKQDLIYSADSPDFCSANRKTGSLGTRGRVCNSTAMDTSGCDLLCCGRGHRDETVVLEENCLCRFHWCCVVQCRKCSVRQELSLCI